From Sediminibacterium sp. TEGAF015, a single genomic window includes:
- a CDS encoding VCBS repeat-containing protein produces MKWKSLGLVGLITLFLAIGCKQSSSPSLFTPIDANQSGLNFTNTLTPTKEFNLFSYMYYYNGAGIGAGDFNRDGKIDLFFAANQTGNHLYLNQGLMKFEDVTTAAQIPNDGSWSTGVSVVDINNDSLLDIYVCRVGNYKVLKGKNQLLVCTGITKEGIPQYKDQAAEYGLDFSGFSTQAAFLDYDEDGDLDMFLLNHSVNHDGNYAPRKNFENTFDALAGQKFYRNDTQKNADGMLTGRFTDITTTVGINGSKIGYGLGVAVSDINVDGWPDIYVGNDFHENDYLYINNKKGGFEEKGKEAMMHTSQFSMGVDVADANNDGLPDIVSMDMLPYESYMLRRSLSEDDYNIFQNKLAFGYTYQYARNNLQYNRGNGQFSEVGQYAGIHATDWSWASLWMDFNNDGKKDLFVSNGIPKRMNDIDYINFVSGEALQEKLKNNSLESKDLTLINQFPEIKIPNQFFQNKGAFSFNNITQAIDKNPNSFSNGAVYADLDNDGDLDIVVNNINDPVLIYRNNTNLPANPSANRSNSKNVNNNAENKQLNYVSIQLKGSTQNTMAVGSKLMVYAKDALYTYENYPVHGFLSSMQIPLHIGLDNIQPDSAILIWPDQTYQRISIRPGIHISMTYQPGLPKFDYNKHALQLSNLNQHGNLEESSISNKPVFNDITAATKLNYQHKENPFNEFDREPLIPHMTSAEGPALAIADINGDGLEDIFIGASKTQHNAVYMQQSNGIFKQMPQPALLLDSMWENTDAVWADVNKDGYKDLLIASGGNEYYGDDPHLLPLLYLNNGKGKLTRKADAFAGINTTQSRIIAEDFNGDGAVDLLLTGRVEPWKYGNAPRTYLLENDGKGNFTDQTIRYSKELLNPGMVTDAQLADINQDGKKDILISSLWGTIDAFIRKGNQFVKQTILNQKGWWQSITLLDIDNDGDQDILAGNFGLNSRLKASAAEPVRMYLNDYDNNGRMEQVITYYLQGKEMPFASKIQLEKSLPVLKKQFLYAEDFAKATLDDLFGKEKLAAATKLEATQMANMLLINEGKGKYNAMQLPVAAQFSNIRAVVPINHLITGALLLGNFGYNNIEIGRQDANFGTLLQTAKVQPNKGLQMAACQLPGLVIKGEVRKALPIVIGKNICYVLAKNNGNLQVLKQQN; encoded by the coding sequence ATGAAATGGAAAAGTTTGGGTTTGGTGGGATTAATCACGCTGTTCCTTGCCATTGGCTGTAAGCAAAGCAGTTCACCTTCTCTGTTTACACCAATTGATGCGAATCAATCAGGGTTAAACTTTACCAATACACTAACTCCTACAAAAGAGTTCAATTTATTCTCTTATATGTACTATTATAATGGTGCAGGTATTGGCGCAGGAGATTTTAATAGGGATGGTAAAATTGATTTGTTTTTTGCAGCCAATCAAACGGGCAATCATTTATACCTGAATCAGGGGTTAATGAAATTTGAAGACGTTACAACAGCAGCCCAAATTCCTAATGATGGTTCATGGAGTACGGGTGTATCTGTTGTAGATATCAATAACGATAGCTTACTTGATATTTATGTATGTAGGGTGGGCAATTACAAAGTATTAAAAGGTAAGAATCAATTATTGGTTTGTACAGGAATAACCAAAGAAGGGATTCCGCAATACAAAGACCAGGCAGCTGAATACGGATTGGATTTTTCGGGATTTAGCACACAAGCTGCTTTTTTAGACTATGACGAAGACGGAGACCTGGATATGTTTTTATTGAACCATTCTGTTAATCACGATGGAAACTATGCACCCAGAAAGAACTTTGAAAATACATTTGATGCACTAGCTGGTCAGAAATTTTATCGCAACGATACTCAGAAGAATGCAGACGGTATGTTAACAGGGAGATTCACTGATATTACTACCACAGTAGGTATCAATGGATCTAAAATTGGGTATGGGTTAGGGGTAGCCGTTTCAGATATTAATGTAGATGGCTGGCCAGACATTTATGTAGGAAATGATTTTCACGAAAATGATTATCTCTATATTAACAATAAAAAAGGAGGCTTTGAAGAGAAAGGAAAGGAAGCCATGATGCATACCAGTCAGTTCTCTATGGGTGTTGATGTGGCAGACGCGAACAATGATGGACTTCCCGATATTGTTTCCATGGACATGTTGCCCTATGAGTCCTATATGCTCAGAAGATCTTTATCTGAAGATGACTACAATATTTTCCAGAACAAACTAGCTTTTGGGTATACGTATCAATATGCCAGAAATAATCTTCAATACAATCGGGGCAACGGACAATTTAGTGAAGTAGGGCAGTATGCAGGTATTCACGCTACAGATTGGAGCTGGGCTTCATTGTGGATGGATTTTAACAACGACGGCAAGAAGGATCTTTTTGTTTCGAACGGGATACCCAAGCGAATGAACGATATAGACTATATCAATTTTGTATCCGGAGAAGCTTTACAGGAAAAATTGAAAAACAATAGTTTAGAAAGCAAGGATTTGACCTTGATCAATCAGTTTCCTGAAATTAAAATCCCCAATCAGTTTTTTCAGAACAAGGGTGCATTTAGTTTCAATAATATAACCCAGGCCATTGATAAAAATCCCAATAGTTTCTCTAATGGTGCAGTATATGCCGATTTGGACAACGATGGAGATCTGGATATTGTGGTAAATAATATCAATGATCCTGTGCTCATTTATAGAAACAATACAAATCTTCCTGCTAATCCTTCAGCGAATAGAAGCAATTCTAAAAATGTAAATAATAATGCAGAAAATAAACAGCTTAATTATGTTTCCATACAGCTGAAAGGTAGCACGCAAAATACTATGGCGGTAGGATCAAAGCTGATGGTTTATGCAAAAGACGCGCTATATACCTATGAAAACTATCCAGTGCATGGCTTTTTATCGAGTATGCAGATTCCTTTGCATATTGGATTAGATAATATTCAGCCAGACTCTGCAATCCTTATCTGGCCCGATCAAACTTATCAGCGTATATCGATACGTCCGGGAATTCATATATCTATGACTTATCAGCCGGGGCTTCCCAAATTTGATTATAACAAGCATGCCCTACAATTATCCAATTTGAATCAACATGGCAATCTTGAAGAAAGCTCCATTTCAAATAAGCCTGTATTCAACGATATTACTGCAGCAACAAAATTGAATTATCAGCATAAAGAAAATCCCTTCAATGAGTTTGACAGAGAACCTTTGATTCCTCATATGACATCAGCTGAAGGTCCTGCATTGGCTATTGCCGATATTAATGGTGATGGCTTGGAAGATATTTTTATAGGGGCATCAAAAACGCAACACAATGCTGTGTATATGCAGCAATCGAACGGAATTTTTAAGCAAATGCCGCAGCCTGCTTTATTGTTGGATTCCATGTGGGAGAATACGGATGCTGTATGGGCAGATGTAAACAAAGATGGCTATAAAGATTTACTCATAGCTAGTGGAGGAAATGAATATTATGGAGATGACCCGCACTTGTTGCCTTTACTATATCTTAATAACGGAAAAGGAAAGTTGACTAGAAAAGCAGATGCATTTGCTGGTATCAATACAACTCAAAGTCGCATTATTGCAGAAGACTTTAACGGAGATGGAGCTGTTGATCTGTTGTTAACAGGAAGGGTTGAACCCTGGAAATATGGCAATGCCCCCAGAACCTATTTATTGGAGAATGATGGGAAGGGAAACTTTACAGATCAGACAATCCGTTATTCCAAAGAATTGCTGAACCCAGGTATGGTAACTGATGCACAATTAGCTGATATTAATCAGGATGGCAAAAAAGATATTCTGATTAGTTCTTTATGGGGAACCATCGATGCATTTATCAGAAAGGGAAATCAATTTGTGAAGCAGACCATACTTAATCAGAAAGGATGGTGGCAATCGATAACACTGCTGGATATAGACAATGATGGAGATCAGGATATACTGGCAGGAAATTTTGGATTAAATAGTCGACTGAAAGCCAGCGCAGCAGAACCGGTTCGTATGTACCTGAACGACTATGATAATAATGGAAGAATGGAGCAGGTAATCACGTATTATCTACAGGGAAAAGAAATGCCTTTTGCCAGTAAAATACAATTGGAAAAATCATTACCTGTTCTAAAGAAGCAGTTCCTGTATGCAGAAGATTTTGCCAAAGCCACTTTAGATGATTTATTTGGAAAAGAGAAGTTAGCAGCAGCTACGAAACTTGAAGCAACACAAATGGCCAACATGCTATTGATAAATGAGGGCAAAGGAAAATACAATGCCATGCAATTACCCGTAGCAGCACAGTTCAGTAATATTCGTGCTGTTGTGCCAATCAATCATTTAATTACCGGTGCCTTGTTGCTTGGCAACTTTGGGTACAATAATATTGAAATAGGCAGACAGGATGCAAATTTTGGAACCCTGCTACAAACAGCAAAAGTACAACCCAATAAAGGCTTGCAAATGGCTGCCTGTCAATTACCAGGCTTAGTTATAAAAGGCGAGGTAAGAAAGGCTTTGCCCATTGTTATTGGGAAAAACATTTGCTATGTATTAGCAAAAAATAACGGCAACCTGCAAGTTCTGAAGCAACAAAATTAA
- a CDS encoding vanadium-dependent haloperoxidase, with the protein MLKRFAVLGIFVFALQACSTKSEYKTFLHDPLLYSNTVHELNTVVMGNNFPPMVASRNYAYAAIAAYEVMAAANADKYESLGGQLNGLSTLKLPAIHPEADWQLAALMSYMKVGESVTFPEGSMKAYEDSILTLARKKGLPKSVEAASREFADSVSAAIIRWSKKDNYLQTRGAEKYTVTDEPGRWVPTPPMYATAAEPHWMEIRTMVIDSASIYEPAPPPAFNIKDKNSKYYQEVIAIKNAIDSLTPEQKHIAEFWDDNPFKMNVTGHVMFGSKKFSPPGHWMSVVGIAAKQAKSDYPETIYATAKTAIALFDAFIQCWYVKYKYNTVRPETVINQYIDINWRPYLQTPAFPEYTCGHSTISSAAAEALTSVYGDNFAYTDSTELEFGIANRSFKSFRHAAEENNWARFYGGLHFHNSCIISTDIGQKVGGHIAKKLRMKKEISSSQN; encoded by the coding sequence ATGTTGAAGCGCTTTGCGGTGCTGGGAATATTTGTATTTGCCCTTCAGGCTTGTAGTACAAAATCGGAGTACAAAACTTTTTTACACGATCCACTTTTATATAGTAATACGGTGCATGAGCTGAATACCGTGGTAATGGGAAATAATTTCCCTCCAATGGTCGCTTCCAGAAATTATGCTTATGCTGCCATTGCTGCCTATGAAGTCATGGCTGCGGCTAATGCAGATAAATATGAGTCGCTGGGAGGGCAGCTAAATGGGTTATCTACTTTGAAGTTGCCAGCTATTCATCCGGAAGCAGACTGGCAGCTGGCGGCACTGATGTCTTATATGAAAGTTGGAGAGTCAGTTACTTTTCCCGAGGGGAGCATGAAAGCCTATGAAGACAGTATATTAACATTGGCCCGCAAGAAAGGCTTACCCAAAAGTGTAGAAGCAGCTTCCAGAGAATTCGCGGATAGTGTAAGTGCAGCTATTATACGCTGGAGTAAAAAAGACAATTACTTGCAAACAAGAGGTGCAGAAAAGTACACGGTAACTGATGAACCTGGGCGATGGGTGCCAACTCCACCTATGTATGCAACTGCAGCAGAGCCACACTGGATGGAAATTAGAACCATGGTGATTGATAGTGCAAGCATTTACGAGCCTGCGCCACCACCTGCTTTCAACATCAAAGACAAAAACAGTAAATATTATCAAGAAGTGATTGCTATCAAAAATGCAATTGATAGTTTAACGCCCGAGCAAAAGCATATTGCGGAATTCTGGGACGATAATCCATTCAAAATGAATGTTACCGGACACGTGATGTTTGGCAGTAAAAAATTCTCACCACCCGGACATTGGATGAGTGTAGTGGGCATTGCCGCCAAACAGGCAAAGTCTGATTATCCGGAAACCATTTATGCAACGGCTAAAACAGCCATTGCATTATTTGATGCCTTTATACAATGCTGGTATGTAAAATACAAATACAATACCGTGCGTCCGGAAACCGTCATCAATCAATACATAGATATTAATTGGAGACCTTATTTACAAACACCTGCTTTCCCTGAATATACTTGCGGACACTCAACTATTTCTTCTGCAGCAGCAGAAGCTTTGACCAGTGTGTACGGGGATAATTTTGCGTATACCGATTCTACAGAATTGGAATTTGGTATTGCCAACAGGAGTTTCAAATCATTCCGACATGCGGCTGAAGAAAACAACTGGGCTCGCTTCTATGGTGGTTTGCATTTTCACAATTCTTGTATCATCAGTACCGATATAGGACAGAAAGTGGGAGGTCATATTGCTAAAAAACTGAGAATGAAAAAAGAAATTTCATCTTCACAAAATTAG
- a CDS encoding transporter, with product MTYIKRSAFFRLIMLAGLAVTQLTAHAQTDIDALMMAKNNFCTGFMIGNSSWKNYWEGTLKRDNPNLGTVGSTMIGIMGNYGIKDNLNLLFSVPYFSNSASAGTLVKRQGVQDLTLTLKWMPIETTIGKADFSVYALGSYSTPLNNYVKDYLPLSIGLGAKTAMARIMADYQLGNFFTTASAAFFTRSNVTIDRNAYYTTRMHYTNQVEMPNMANFNLRVGYRSGKGYAEVIADIMQTNGGFDITRNNMPFLSNQMNANRIGVGFKYNFGKVEGLSAVGNAMFTVAGRNVGQSTSINAGVFYIINFEKSSTPKTSNDETK from the coding sequence ATGACTTATATAAAAAGGTCAGCCTTTTTTAGGTTGATTATGCTCGCTGGTTTAGCAGTGACGCAACTAACTGCCCATGCGCAAACAGATATAGACGCGCTTATGATGGCAAAGAATAATTTTTGTACCGGTTTCATGATCGGAAACAGCAGCTGGAAAAATTACTGGGAAGGCACACTTAAAAGGGATAATCCCAATTTAGGAACTGTAGGCTCTACCATGATTGGTATTATGGGCAATTATGGTATCAAAGACAACCTGAATCTCTTATTCTCCGTTCCTTATTTCTCTAATAGTGCCTCTGCCGGAACTTTAGTTAAAAGACAGGGTGTACAAGATCTTACACTAACCTTGAAGTGGATGCCCATTGAAACAACAATTGGTAAAGCTGATTTTTCGGTATATGCTTTGGGCTCTTACTCAACACCATTAAACAATTATGTAAAAGATTATTTACCATTATCTATTGGATTGGGCGCAAAAACAGCCATGGCAAGAATTATGGCAGATTATCAATTGGGTAATTTTTTTACCACAGCATCGGCAGCCTTTTTTACAAGGAGCAATGTAACAATAGATCGCAATGCCTATTATACAACAAGAATGCATTATACCAATCAAGTAGAAATGCCCAATATGGCCAACTTCAATTTGAGAGTAGGATATAGAAGTGGCAAGGGTTATGCAGAAGTCATAGCAGACATCATGCAAACCAATGGTGGATTTGATATAACAAGAAATAATATGCCATTCCTGAGCAATCAAATGAATGCTAATAGAATTGGAGTTGGATTCAAATACAATTTTGGAAAAGTAGAGGGGTTGTCCGCAGTAGGAAATGCAATGTTTACAGTTGCAGGTAGAAATGTAGGTCAATCAACATCTATTAATGCGGGGGTATTTTATATTATCAATTTCGAAAAATCTTCAACTCCAAAAACTAGTAATGATGAAACTAAATAA
- a CDS encoding phosphatase PAP2 family protein — translation MMKLNKIVPLNLILSLFLVACDRTIEERDKVYEPLNPTNIDANAGDWKPVILATANEFPLAAPTTTNVAVYNRELTEIKGFQATLTPAQKESIKYWSAGGVLRWNEIMRELVAKRNLPPASNPDGTYGTPSAANPFAYPHFPFANPPYAARAYAYVSVAQYDALVAAYYYKRLYNRPAPHAVDANIKPLVPATNLPSYPSEDAVVAAVSVEMLKLLFPADIAFIQQKADEHMLARIMAGMNTRSDIEAGVQLARQVAAKVISRASSDNMSRAIGTPSQWADLENQTAATGETPWISLDIPKRPPMLPFFGRVRPFLFDSLTTIAIRPGPPPSTKSEKFKAELEEVRHFTKNASRKEIAIVHDWADGAGTYTPPGHWNAIAADDFVKQKYSEVRWARNFALLNMAEMDAAISCWDTKYFYYNPRPSQVDPTVKTNTGVPNFPAYISGHSTFSGAAATILGFLIPSKASIYNTMAKEASESRIYGSIHYRSDCEIGLLQGAKVGNFAIARAQSDGAN, via the coding sequence ATGATGAAACTAAATAAAATCGTTCCACTCAATTTAATCTTATCACTGTTCTTAGTAGCATGTGATCGAACTATTGAAGAAAGAGATAAAGTTTATGAGCCATTAAATCCAACTAATATTGATGCCAATGCTGGAGATTGGAAACCAGTCATTTTAGCCACAGCAAATGAATTTCCATTGGCTGCGCCCACAACAACAAATGTGGCTGTTTATAATAGAGAATTAACCGAAATAAAAGGATTTCAAGCTACACTAACACCCGCACAAAAAGAAAGCATTAAATATTGGAGTGCGGGAGGTGTTTTAAGATGGAATGAGATTATGAGGGAATTAGTGGCAAAACGAAACTTACCTCCAGCTTCAAATCCAGATGGAACTTATGGTACGCCATCCGCTGCAAATCCTTTTGCATATCCTCATTTTCCTTTTGCCAATCCTCCTTATGCAGCAAGAGCATATGCTTATGTAAGTGTAGCTCAATATGATGCACTGGTGGCAGCCTATTACTATAAGCGTTTGTACAATCGTCCTGCACCGCATGCAGTAGATGCTAACATTAAACCACTGGTACCCGCTACCAATTTGCCTTCCTATCCAAGTGAAGATGCAGTAGTTGCTGCGGTAAGTGTAGAAATGCTGAAACTATTATTTCCGGCCGATATTGCTTTTATACAACAAAAAGCAGATGAACATATGTTGGCTAGAATTATGGCAGGTATGAATACCCGTTCAGATATAGAAGCAGGGGTTCAATTGGCCAGACAAGTAGCTGCAAAAGTTATTTCAAGAGCATCGAGTGATAATATGTCAAGAGCAATAGGAACCCCTTCACAATGGGCGGATTTAGAAAACCAAACTGCTGCAACAGGTGAAACTCCCTGGATAAGCCTAGATATTCCGAAGAGACCACCCATGTTGCCATTTTTCGGAAGAGTACGACCTTTTTTATTTGATTCATTAACTACTATTGCAATTAGACCGGGTCCCCCACCTTCAACAAAATCAGAAAAGTTTAAAGCAGAACTAGAAGAAGTTAGACATTTTACCAAGAATGCAAGTAGGAAAGAAATAGCAATTGTACATGATTGGGCTGATGGAGCGGGTACATACACTCCTCCAGGTCATTGGAATGCGATAGCTGCAGATGATTTTGTGAAACAAAAATATAGTGAAGTAAGATGGGCAAGAAATTTTGCTTTGTTAAATATGGCTGAAATGGATGCAGCTATTAGTTGTTGGGATACAAAATATTTTTATTACAATCCTAGGCCTTCGCAGGTTGATCCCACTGTAAAAACAAATACCGGAGTTCCTAATTTCCCAGCCTATATATCGGGGCATTCAACTTTTAGTGGTGCAGCAGCAACCATTTTAGGGTTTTTGATTCCATCTAAGGCTAGCATATATAATACTATGGCAAAAGAAGCTTCTGAATCTAGAATCTATGGTTCTATTCATTATCGTTCAGACTGCGAAATAGGTTTATTACAAGGTGCTAAAGTTGGCAATTTTGCAATTGCTAGAGCACAGAGTGATGGTGCGAATTAG